The Cryptomeria japonica chromosome 2, Sugi_1.0, whole genome shotgun sequence region CACTATATTTAACCCTATTTGCCATATAATTACAAAACCCTCAGATGTTTGGGCTTCTACAGGGCAAAATGTTAGATAATTTCTGGAAAGGGACTGAAAGCTTCTAGATCTAAATCAATCTTCATGTGTATTCTATGCAGAGATGAATGTAGCCGAAGCTAGACTGAACCATCCCTAAAATAAAGAGAATGGATAGTGATATTTAGACATGTTTCACTAAATTCATTCTATTCTATAGCTGAATGAGTATATGACAATATTCTAAACAAGTAGATAGTATTATACAGTTTCATAGGACCCATTTGGCCTTGAGGAGGTTAAGGTTCATCCCATCACATCATGATATGATATCTATTAATTGAGGAGATTTTCCTGCAAAGTCATTTTACATTTAAAAACCCTTATTTTGCACATTGAAGCAAGCCACAAGGGTGACTAAGTTTTCAGCCTGTAGGCAATTCTAATGGATCTGAACTGTTGGAGAAAATAAGCCACACCCTAAGTATTATAAGGAAGCTCTAGCAACTCAAAATACAAATATAAGATTCCAGGTTTAAGCTTAATGATAAAGCAACTCAGAATCCAAATGGAGTATTCTATGTTCAAGTCCTACCAAGTCCATGGAAAGTAATAGGAATTGTCTAAAAAGGGGCTTTAACAATCCAAAAGGCCAATCGAAGATTCTAGTTTTAAGCTTAATGATAGAGCAACCCAAAATGCAAATGGAACATTCTAGGTTCAAGTACTAGCAAATCCATGGACAGTAACAGGAATTGTCTAAGAAGGGTTGGATGCATATGGATTGAGCCTTACATGTACATCCCTGACTTATGTACATGTTCTGTGTATTTCATCTAAAACCAATCCGAAGTCTTCCCTTGTATTTGATTTTTCACTCTGTGTTTTGGGTTTTCTTTTCGTTGTGTAGTTTGCAGTTATTTTCTGATCCTTTCCTTTTACTCTCACTTGTCAGAATTCTAATTGAAGTGCCAATGGATGTATACTGTAGCATTTGTGTTATTTCTCATTCAAATGATTCTGTATAGAACAGGTCTAAAACTTTACAAACTTGTGATCATTATCAATAGAATAATATCTCAGTAGTGGGCAGATTTTAGTTGAAGTGTCAATGGATATAAACTGCAGCGTtgatgcaatttttcatttatatatTTTGCTGTAAGAAGTGGGCTCAAATTCACAATCTTCTTATAATTATCAACAGAATAAGATCTGCCCTTTTAAAAGGCAGCAACATtggcttggtcctctattttctggTCTTGCAAACTCTCTTATTACACTAACTCGCACAAGTATTCTTTCAGTCTTAACTCTTGATGTACCATTGACCCTAATTAAAATTAATGTCAATCTCTGATCATTGTTGTGATCTTTGTTGCTTTAGGATGGAATTAAGAATGGAGTGCTCGCAGTTCAGACACTGCGGAACAACATAATGGCCTCCACTCTGCTGGGATCAACAGCCATCACACTGAGCTCATTGATTGGCGTGCTGGTGAGCAGCACAAATGGATCTGGTGCAGCGAGTGCTCTTATATATGGTGATCATAGCAGGATTGGCTCTTCTATAAAGTACTTCACCATTCTCGTATGTTTCCTGATAGCATTTGTGTGCAATCTTCAGTCAATACGTTACTACAGCCATGTGAGTTTTCTGATAAATGTGCCCAAGGATAAGTATTTGCCAGCACACTCGTTAATTTATTTTGTGAGCAAAGCATTAAACAGAGGAAGCTACTTCTGGTCGTTGGGACTCAGGGCATTTTacttctctttccctctctttttgtggaTATTTGGGCCCCTTCCCATGTTTGTTTGCTGTTGTTCAATGGTGGGTGTTCTTTATTTCTTGGATACTGCAACCCATTTCACCCAAACACTTTCTCTGCATGGCAGAGCAGATGTCGATGTAGAACAATGCTCTTCTCCAACACCTCACTCCCCTCCGCTGCAAACAAAATGTAATAATCCAAATTAACAATAATTCTTATTCATCTGTAGCTTAAAATGTGTCTGGTTTGGTAAAATGATTTTGTGAAGCCTTAGTTGTCATTTTTAGATCTGGTTGGTACTTTTCTATTAGTCGAACGTTTGGAATCTGGATAAACAAGAATTATGATTTCCTATTAAACATTCCACTGTCTTTTACAACCTCAACATGTTAAATGGCATAAGGAGTGCATTTGGCCTTCTGGAGCCAGGAAATAGGTCTTGCATGAATACCCACTACATAGTTTTAACCTTCGGCAAAAGAAGAAGAAGTGTTTGGGAAGTGGGTTCATGCATCTAATAAGATGGCTGATCAATTCTCTAGCTCGGGGTTTTCCTAGTCAGGAATAGTTTTTGATTAcgtgaaaaacaggttttgaagggacccgaaactctTTACAAATCAAACAAGGGATAGAACTTGACCGCTCAACAAAGAGGAGAGAGTCACAACCAAAAAACAAAGTCTGCCCCGAAAGACAGGGTAGGCAACCCAACTAAAGACAGGGCCAGAAAAACCagcccaaacaaccaactacaaggGCCCTCAAGTTTTACAACTGGCCTTGTGGGAACAAAGAGTCATACCAAAAGAAGGCTTGGACGTCTTTGAATTCTTCCCCTTTACAGTAATCCATCCTTATTCGACTTTAGCTACCGCAACAGACCAATTTGAAGAGCCCAGCACCGATCTATCCGGATTGGAAGAAAGAGCATCACTAGAGGGAGCAACAACCGTCGCAGACATAGGACCACATCCAGCAGATGGGGCAACAGTTGTGTCAACAAACGGTGAAGCAACCGGCGGGGTaagagacaacaaaccattttccgCAGAAGAGATAGTAGCATTCTATACCACAACATCTTTAATCACAGAATCATCCATTGTGGCATCCGAAGAATCTTTCTTCGCCATTAAAGAATCCGAACCAGCATAGTAGAAACCCCAGCATCCAGTGACTCTTTAGAAGAGTCCAAAGATTTCTTTACTGTGTAATGCTGGTATGAGGCCCCCGACCTTCATGAGGCCACAAGatttttcttctcaagcccacaATTCCTAGCCGCATGGCCGGTTTTAAAGCATCTACAACACCTGAAAGGAATACCTTCGTAATCCAAAGTTTGGACCCAGCTGCCAAAAGAAGATCAAATTACAGACTAGAATAGTTAGAGTTTCTTAGGCGCTAGAATAGATTTAGTATATCATTCTGGTGTGGATGCCCTCATTGTTGTGAATTACTAGGCAAATCTTGCTTCTCTTCAATCCCAACAAGCTGAATGTATTGAACAGTTAAAAGATGATCTCACAATTTCTACAATTCTGAGTCCAAACTCTTGCAAAAATTACTTTATGAACCCATCAAGAAACTCATCTTGAGGTCAGTGAAGACAGTGGTGAGAGCAGCAGGTATACAAAATGGAAGAGACATCATGCTAGTAGTTCTACAACTAGCTAGGTATAACCCATTGGTTGGCAAGTACCCATCTACAATTCAAAAGCCAGACATGCTGCTGCCACTGTGTGGCTTCAGAACATTTGACAGAAGGATCAACTGTTCTTTATGATTGGGATGGTAATTTTGTCTCTTATGAAAGTCATACCAGTACATAAGGTAGATCTCAGTATATTCACATTTTGTATTACCCACATTTTTGGGGTGGTATGGATTACTCTAGCATATTCATATAAGAATTATATTGGCAAATACCCGGAAGGATAATTCTGCTAGTATAAGATATGATAAATTTTTAGTTTTAGAATTAATTTTAAGATGCATATTTTTATTTGTCGCAG contains the following coding sequences:
- the LOC131037128 gene encoding uncharacterized protein LOC131037128 isoform X1 — protein: MGFDQQYLDFTLVPFGLLILSTYHAWLLYRIIKHPTTTVIGLNALNREIWVDTMMADGIKNGVLAVQTLRNNIMASTLLGSTAITLSSLIGVLVSSTNGSGAASALIYGDHSRIGSSIKYFTILVCFLIAFVCNLQSIRYYSHVSFLINVPKDKYLPAHSLIYFVSKALNRGSYFWSLGLRAFYFSFPLFLWIFGPLPMFVCCCSMVGVLYFLDTATHFTQTLSLHGRADVDVEQCSSPTPHSPPLQTKCNNPN